The following nucleotide sequence is from Pseudarthrobacter psychrotolerans.
GCGCGGATGTCGCCGCTTCGAGCGTTTGGTCCCACCAGGCCCGTTTGATGTCGGCCTCCGCGGCGCCGCCGGCAGCGGGGCTGTAGAAGGCTGCGGTCTGCAGGAGGAACGGCTTGTCCCGTTGCTCCACGTAGGTGGCGTAGAAGTCCTCGTTGCCGGCTCCGGTCAGCATCCCGGCCAGTTCCCCGGGGGCAGCCACGGTATTGACGGCGGCCGTACCGGCGGTGTCGTCATGGTACGCGGACAGCCCCACCCATTCCACGGCGTCGTCCCCGGGATAGTAAGGCGCATAGGCCCCGTCCGCGCCGTCCCAGATGCCGTCACCGTTGGTGTCCAACAGGGCAAAGCCCTCGCTGCCGGCAGCGGGGGCATTGCGGTTCCGTTCAAAGGGGTAGTCCCGCCCCAGGTACGGTTCCCACACCATCACGGTGCCGGCGTCGTTCGTTTCCTTGAACTCCGCAGCCACCGCCCTAAAGGCGGACCGGTAGGCGGCCGGCTGTTGCCCCCAGTCAAGCCAGCTCCCGTTCATGTCCGGGGCGAAGCGGACCAGCATCTGGCCCCGGAAGTTCGCCGAGATCTTTTCGACCTCCGCGACAAATGACCGGGCGGCGGCGGCGTCGATCTGCTCCAGCGGGACCGTGGGTTTGACGGTGAGCATGGCATGGGAGCCCAGGGCTGCAGCTTGGTCCAGGAACTGCAGGATAGCGGTGCGTTCCGAGGACCGGAAGGGGATGGAAATGTCATGGCCCAACAGGGCCGGCGTCGCTCCCAGCCGCTCGGCAAAGCTGGCCGCCGAATCCTCGCCCCATTCAAGGACCGCGCCCAGCAGCGGCTTTTCCGGCTCGGGAGCTGTGCTGGCGGCGCGGGCGGTACCGGCGGCTGGCAACGCCACCACGACCGCCAGCAGGACGGTGAGGAGGAGCACGACGGCGGCCCGCAGCCGGGTCTGCCCGGCAGGGCCGGCAGGGCCGGCAGGTCTGGCAGAGCCGGCAGGGCTGGCAGAGCCGGCAGGGCTGGCAGAGCCGGCAGGGCTGGCAGAGCCGGCAGGGCTGGCAGAGCCGGCAGGGCTGGCAGAGCCGGCAGGGCTGGCAGAGCCGGCAGGGCTGGCATTGTGGGCCGGTGCAGTGGCTGTCGGCATACTGGTGTAATCCCCCAAGGACGGCTGCTTCAAAGACGGTGGCCCGTGCCCCCGCAAACTCTATCGGGCTCCCAGCCCAGAGTCCGGATCAGCCTCCAGGCCCGAGCACCACCAGGGGAACCAGGCGCTGCGCACAGGATGCCCCAACGAGGGTCTGCGGTCCCGCCCCCGCCCGGTTGTTCACCCCGGTATCGTCGCACCAGTCCACGCCATAGGGGTAGGCGGTGACCCCGGCTTTCCCGGGAGCCACGCCAGCCGGGACGGTGAACACAAAAGTGAAGCCGCCGTCGTCGGTCATGGGCGCGAGCTCTTCCAGCACGGTGGTGCCGTACGGATCCAGCAATTGCACTTGGACCCGTGCGTCGGCGCCGTAGCGGGCATCGCAAGTGGTGTCCGGGGCGCTGACAGTGACCTGGTCACCCGGTTTCGCGGCGGAAGGCGAAACGGAAAACTCCGGCGGCATGCAGGGCGGCGCCGCGAAGATGTCCCTGCAGGCTGTTGCCCCCACCAGCACCGGTACGGCGCACAGCGTCACAGCCAAACCACGCGCCCAGGCACCCGTCAGTGAATTCCCCAGGTTTTTCCCCATGTCCCGATTGTCCCGTCCGCGCCGGGGTTACAGAAGCACAGTGGGGTTACGGTAGCCCGCGTTGATTACGGAAAATGACGACGGCGGCGGTGCGGCGGGCGGGGCGAGTGTTACGTTTTTGGGGAGTAATGAGAACCGGCGCCAAGCCCTGACTGGCCGGTCGGCAACCCTCCCTTTCGCGGCGGGGTGCCTCAGGTGAATACTCGGCATATCGACCCATTCGAGCTGCAAGCGTGAGAGAAGGAGATCCGTCGTGTCTGACGTACCTGCCCCTGAAGAAAAACTGTCCTACCGGCTTGTCACCGGGCCGGATGACAGGTCTTTCTGTGAACGGATTTCCACTGCCCTGGCCGAAGGGTATGTCCTGCACGGCAGCCCCGCCGCAACGTTCAACGGCACCGGCGTCGTTGTGGCCCAGGCACTGATCCTCCCGGCGGCCATCGCCTCCGCGGATGCCGCCGTCGCCACCGCTGTGGAAGACCTCGAGTTCGACGGCGAGGGCCACGCGTGAGCTACGCCGGAGACCTCACCCCGCAGGAGGCCTGGGCCAAACTCGAGCAGGGCGCCATCCTGGTGGATGTCCGCACTGAAGGCGAATGGGCCCACATCGGCATCCCCGACACCAAGGCCACCGAAAACGATCCCCTGTTCATCCCGTGGACGTTCCCCGGCGGAATCCCCAACCCGGATTTCATCACCGACCTGACGCAGCAGGCACCGGAGGACAACGGCACGGAGCTGGTGTTCCTCTGCCGCTCGGGCCAGCGCTCCATCGCTGCCGCCGTCGCAGCGACGCAGGCCGGCTTCACCTCCTACAACGTCCTGGAGGGTTTCGAAGGCGAGCCGGACCGCTACGGCGAGCGCACGGTCAACGGCTGGAAAAACCGCGGCCTGCCCACCAACCTGGGAATAGCTAAATGACCTTCAACGAAGACGCCGCCGGCTGGAGCGCCGAGACACAGGCAGTCCGCGGCGGGCTGGACCGCACCAACTTCCAGGAGACCACCGAGCCGATTTTCCTGAACTCGGGCTTCGTCTACGAGTCTGCGGCCGCCGCCGAGCGCGCCTTCACCGGCGAGGACGAACGCTTCGTCTACTCCCGGTACGGCAACCCGTCCGTGGCCACTTTCCAGGAACGCCTGCGCCTGCTCGAAGGCACCGAGGCGTGCTTTGCGACGGCGTCGGGCATGTCAGCGGTCTTCACGGCCCTAGGTGCCCTGTTGGCTGCCGGGGACCGGGTGGTTGCCGCACGCTCACTGTTCGGCTCCTGCTTTGTGATCCTGAACGAGATCCTGCCGCGCTGGGGTGTGGAAACGGTGTTTGTGGACGGCCCGGACCTCGAGCAGTGGACTGCTGCGCTGTCGGAGCCCACCACTGCGGTGTTCTTCGAATCGCCGTCCAACCCGATGCAGGAAATCGTGGACATCGCCGCGGTCAGCGAGCTGGCGCACGCCGCCGGGGCCACCGTCGTCGTCGACAATGTCTTTGCCACTCCGCTGCTGCAGCGCTGCGGCCAGCTGGGCGCGGACGTAATTGTGTACTCCGGCACCAAGCACATCGACGGCCAGGGACGTGTCCTGGGCGGCGCGATCCTGGGCACCAAGGAATTCATCGACGGCCCGGTCAAGCAGCTCATGCGGCACACCGGCCCGGCGCTCTCCGCGTTCAACGCCTGGGTCCTCACCAAGGGCCTGGAGACCATGGCGTTGCGTGTGAACCACTCGTCCGCGTCGGCGCTGCGGCTGGCCGAATGGCTCGAACAGCAGCCGGCCGTCAGCTGGGTCAGGTACCCGCTGCTGAAGTCGCACCCGCAGTACGAGCTCGCCGCGAAGCAGATGAAGGCCGGCGGCACCGTCCTCACGTTGGAACTTGCGACGACGCGTGACCGCTCCGGCAAGGACGCCGCTTTTGCGTTGCTGGACGCCTTGCGGATCATCGACATCTCCAACAACCTGGGCGACGCCAAGTCCCTGATCACGCATCCGGCCACCACCACTCACCGCGCAATGGGTCCCGGGGGCCGCGCCGCCATCGGGCTCAGCGACGGCGTGGTGCGGCTGTCCGTGGGCCTGGAGGACGTGGACGACCTCATCGGTGACCTGGAGCAGGCCCTCAAGCACATCTAGTTCGGTTTGGGCTGGCTCCGATTCGCGCAAGCCGGTCGCTCGAACCGGTGGCGCGAACTGGCAGATAATGCCCTGTTCCAGGCGTTTTGAGGGGCATATCTGCACGTTCGCGCGTTGCTCTGCGCCGGCTCAGGTGCCTGGCTGGCGCAGCTGCCGGGAGGCCGTCTCCCGGACCGCGGCGGTCAGCTGGTTGAGCACCGGGGACTCGATCTTCCAGCGCTGCCAGTACAACGACACGTCAACAGGGTTCGCGGGGGCCAGCTCCACGAGGGCACCCCCGCGGATGTCTGCCAGGCACTGTTGCTCCGGCAGCAGCCCCCATCCCAGTCCCAGCCGGATGGCCTGGGCAAACTCGGCCGACGACGGCACAAAGTGCCGCGGCGCGGTTAGTTCCGCGCCGGTCATCGTACGGAAGAACCCGTCCTGCAGGTCATCCTTGCGGTCAAAGTCCACCACCGGAGCCTGGCTCCCTTCAACAAGTTCCGGCCCGTCCGGCCACCAGCGCAGGATGTACCCCGGGCTGGCCACCGCTCGATACCGCAGGGACCCCAGCGGTTCCACGCTGCAGCCCTGGACCGGTTCCGGCGTTGCGGTTACCGCTGCCATCACCGATCCCGTCCGCAGGAGCTGGGTGGAATGCTGTTCATCCTCCCGGCGGAGTTCAAAGCACGCACCGAGATCCGGCGGAAGACTTGCCAGTGCAGGCATGAACCAGGTGGAGAGCGAGTCCGCGTTCACCACCAGGGGGATGGGCGCCGTCGGCCTGTCCCGGTTTTCGCCCAGCTCCTGCCGGGCGTCCCACTCGAGTTGCCGCACCTGCCTGGCGAACCGCAGGATCGCTTCCCCTGCCGTGGTGGGCCGGACGGGGTTGGTGCGCTGCAGCAGGATCTGGCCGGCCGCATCCTCCATCGCCTTGAGCCGCTGGGAAATGGCCGACGGCGTGACGTACAGGCTGCGGGCCGCCGCCTCAAAGGTGCCTTCGTCCACGACGGCTGCGAAGGTCCGGAGCTGCTCAAACTGGAACGTCTTCATTAGCTTTCCTTAATAGAGCTAAGAATATTTAGCTGGAGTAATCATAGGGCGGACCGTACGTTGGAGGATATGGATCTGACTGCATTTATAGGCCCCAGTGCGCTGGGTTTCGGCACCGGCCTCGCCCTCATCGTGGCCATCGGCAGCCAGAACGCCTTTGTCCTCCGGCAGGGAATCCGCGGGGAGCATGTGGCCGCCGTCGTCCTGGTCTGCAGCGTCTCCGATGCGCTGCTCATCGCCGCGGGCATCGCCGGAGTGGGGGCGCTGCTCCGGGCGAGCCCCGTGATTGTGGACGTGGTCCGGTTTGCCGGCGCCGCCTTCCTGGTGGGCTACGGCGTCATGGCGGCGCGCCGGGCGATTCGTCCGGGAGCGCTGACGGCATCGGGGCGGCAGCCCGCCGTCGGCCTCGGCGCCGCCCTCAGCACAGTACTGGCCCTGACCTGGCTGAACCCGCACGTCTACCTGGACACCGTGCTGCTGCTCGGGTCGGTGGCCAACCAGCAGGCGCCGGATCTGCGGTGGTGGTTCGGGGCCGGAGCCATCGCCGCCAGCATCGCCTGGTTCAGTGCGCTGGGTTTCGGGGCGCGGGTCCTGCGGCCCTTCTTTGCGCGGCCCTCCTCGTGGCGCATCCTGGACGGGCTCGTCGCTGCGGTCATGCTCACGCTGGGTATTCGCTTGGCGATCGGTGCGTGACCTCGCCGTTTCCTGGCGCGAACTGGCCGCTAACGACCCCAAACCACGAAAAACAACGCATTATCTGCCGGTTCGCGCAAAGTAAAGTGGGACTCAGGACTGGCGCACCCGCAGCAACTCCGGGACTTCGTCCGCCTCAAACAACCCTGACGTGCCGCGCATCGTCACATCCACGGCGTGGGCAACCACGGCCCCCAGCCCGCCGTCATCGGGTCCTGATTTTTCCATCACCGCGTCCCGCACCCGGCGCTGTTCGGTGGAGCCGGTGCCGCGGGCAATGATGTCCTCAACGCCCTGCCGGGCCAAGGAAAGTTCGCCCTGCTCAGCGAGGACGGGCGCCAGATAGTCCACCAAAGCCCGCACGACGTCGACGGCGGGCGCCGGCCGGAAGGTCCCGAAATCCAGCAGCTCACCGCTCAGGCCGCTGCTGCTCGCCTGCCACGCCGCCATCCGCAACAGCACGGTGGGCACCGGGGCCGGAACCACGCCGTCGCGCCATTCGCGGCTGGCCGATTCGACCAGGGCCCGGACCAGCACCGCGATCAGGGCAGCATCCTCGGCGCGGAGGCAGACATCGGCCACGCGGACCTCAACGGTCGGATGGTTCCGGGAGAGCCGGGCGTCGAAGTAGACCATGCCTTCGTCCAAAAGCACGCCACTGTCCAGCAGGCGCGTTACCACCCGCCGATACGCGGAGTAGGTACCGAAAATTGCCGAGGGTCCGGACATGGGCCAGCGGTTCCAGGCCTGGGTGCGGTAACTCTCGAATCCCGTGGAGAGGCCGTTCCAGAACGGCGAATTCGCGCTCAGCGCCGTGAGGACCGCCAGTTTGTCCCGGATCCGGTCCAGCACCGCCACGCCCTCCTCCGGAGACTCGATGAAGGTGTGGACGTGGAAGCCGCAGGTCAGCTGCTCTTGCGCGGTCAGGCCGAAACGTTCCAGCATCCGGGCGTAGCGAGGATCCGGAGTGGTGTGGCTGGCCAGGCCAAACGGAGACGTGGCCAAGGCGGCCACCCTGGCCCCGTTCTTTATGGCCGCCTGGTCCGCCAGCAGCCGCCCGGCCCGGATCTGCGGCAGCAGTTCTGCATACTCGAGGCAGGGACGGGTCTGGGTCTCAATCTGCTCAAGCTTCAGCTCGGCAGTCAGGCCGGTGCCGTCGTCGTGAACGGTTTTGTCCCTGGCTGCCATCACATAGTGACGTTCCGGGGCGTCGTCGGCGGCCATCCGGCGGCCGGACAGCATCGCATCTGCGAGGGCAAGCGGCTCCCCCGTGTCCGGATCAACGATCAGGAGCTCTTCCTCGACGCCGAATGTACGCATGCCTATATTGTGCGGCAACGGGCGAGGACGTGGCAGGCCGCGGGGTCGGCGGATTCTGCTCCATCATTGCCTTGGACCGGGCGGTGAGGCCCGGGAGGCCGCGGCCTGAAGCCGGGCCAGCGCGAATGATGGTGCAGAATCCGTCGCACGCTAGTCCTGGAAGTACTCCACCTTGGCGCCGATGGTGTTGAGCCGTTCCGCCAGGTCCTCGTAGCCGCGCTCGATCACATAGATGTTCCGCAGCTCCGACACTCCCCGCGCCGCAAGCATGGCCAGCAGCAGGCAGGCGGCCGGGCGGAGCGCCGGCGGGCAGCCCACCTCGGCGGCGCGCCACTTCGTGGGGCCGTTGACGTAGATCCGGTGCGGGTCCAGCAGCTGCACCTGGGCACCGAGCCGGTTGAGTTCCGTGAGGTAGATGGCCCGGTTCTCATAGACCCAGTCGTGGATCATGGTCTGGCCGTGGGCGTTGGCGGCGATGACCGCGAAGAAGGGCAGGTTGTCGATGTTCAGCCCGGGGAATGGCATCGGGTGGATCTTGTCCTCCGGCGCCCGCAGCTCGGACGGCTTTGTGGTCACATCCACCAGCCGGGTGCGGCCGTTGCGCGCCACGTACTCGCCGGAAATCTCCAGCTGCTGGCCCATCTGCTCCAGTGTGGCCAGCTCGATCTCCATGAACTCGATGGGGACGCGGCGGATGGTCACCTCTGAGTTTGTGACGATGCCGGCGGTGATGAGGCTCATGGCCTCAATGGGGTCCTCGGACGGGAAATACTCAATGTCGACGTCGATGAGCGGCTTCCCGGTGATCTTAAGCGTGGTGGTGCCAACGCCGTCGATCTTCACGCCCAGCATCTCGAGGTAGAAGCAAAGATCCTGGACCATGTAGTTGGGGCTGGCATTGCGGATGACAGTGGTGCCGCGGCGGTGCGCCGCGGCCATGATCGCGTTCTCGGTGACCGTGTCCCCGCGCTCCGTCAGCACAAAGGACCGGTCATGAGTGTCCGGCGGCGGAGCCTGCACGGCGTAGAAACCGGCAGTGGCTTCCACGGAGAGCCCGAATTGGCGCAACGCCTGCATGTGCGGCTCAACCGTGCGCGTACCCAGATCGCAGCCGCCGGCGTACGGGAGGCGGTATTCATCGGATTCATCCAGGAGCGGGCCAAGGAGCATGATCACGCTGCGGGTGCGGCGCGCGGCATCCACGTCCATGGCGTCCAGGTCCAGGACGGCCGGGCGGCGGAGCTGGAGGTCGGTGTCGTTGAGCCACGTGCATTCGACGCCGATGCTGGTCAGGACCTCAACGATCCGGTTGACCTCTTCGATCCGGGCAAGGCGGCGCAGGACGGTGGTGCCCCGGTTGATCAGGCTGGCACACAGCAGTGCCACTCCGGCGTTCTTGCTGCTGTTGACGTCCACGGCGCCGGACAGTGTGCGGCCGCCTTCGATCCGCAGGTGCGTCATCTGGGGTTTGCCCACTTTGACGATGCTGCGGTCGAAGATCGTTTCGAGCCGCTGGATCATCTTGAGGCTGAGGTTCTGCTTGCCCTGCTCCATCCGGGCGACGGCGCTTTGGCTTGTTCCCAGCGCGGCGGCGAGCTGGCCCTGGGTCCAGCCCTTCTCGCTGCGGGCGTCGCGAAGAGTTGCAGCGACGTGTTCGGCGGTTTCCTGAGTCATACCAAAAAAATATCATGAATGAGTTATTTGGAAGGAATTTTGCCATCAATATGCGGCGTGGCGGCCAGAATACCCATCTCATGCGATAGCTTCAAAGCTCTATGGCCTGGTCTTGACCCCACCCCGGGCCAAGGGGACACTGAAACGACCGGCTTCAGCGCGGAACCGGGTCGCAGCACGGAGGACTTCCATGAATCACTACGCCGCCAGGGCCGCCAGGGTTTCAGCGGGCCCAGTGTTGATTTTGATCATTGCAATTCTTGGGATGCTCATGGCTCCCCCGGCCGGCGCCGCGCCGTCCGCGGGTGAGGGAACGGAGCAGTCCCTGGGCAATGATGTCGCCTGGCCCCAGTGCAACAAGGCGCTCCCGTCGGCACCGGCATTCGGGATCGTGGGCGTGAACAATGGCCTGGCCAACACCACCAACCCCTGCCTCGCAGAAGAGCTCCGCTGGGCAAAGGCCATCACCGTAAACCCGACCGGCCAGCCGAACGTTGCTCTCTACGTCAACACCGCCAACCCCGGGCTCGCCGGGTCCTGGTGGCCCTCCAGCAACGACTATCCGGAGGGGCATACCGTCACCAACCCCTATGGCACCTGCAAAGCAAAGGACGTGGGCGCGGCCTGCAGTTACATGTACGGCTACGCCAAGGCCTACGACGACGCGTACATCCGTGGCATCAGCAGCCCCGGGGACTACCTGTGGTGGCTCGACGTGGAATCGGGCAACAGCTGGTCCGCCACCGACAAAAACGCCAACCGCGCTGTTCTGGAAGGCATGACCGACTTCTTTCACAGCATCCAGGCCGACGTCGGCATCTACTCCACCGGCTACCAATGGGGACAGATCGTGGGCACCGTCAGCAGCGCCGGCAACTTGTACACCCTGCCCAGCTGGCTGGCGGGCGCACGCACTGCCTCCGGAGCCAAAGCCAACTGCGCAAACGCCCCGCTGACCGCGGGCGGCAAAGTGAGCCTGACCCAGTTCGTCTCGAAGGGCTTTGACTACGACTATTCCTGTATCTAGCAGGCAGGCCAGCCAAGCCTCGTCCTAATCTTTCGATCCAACCCAGCTAGCGCCAGACGAAGTTCCAGGTCCCCATCCCGGCCGCGGCAACCACAGCAGCAGTCGCGATCAGCACGCCGCCCACCAGCACCCAGGCGTCCAGCGGCGAATATGTGGATTCCCGGGCCCACGTCCGCTGCCCGGTGCCAAAACCGCGTGCTTCCATGGTGATGGCCAGGCGGGACGCGCGGCGGATGGCCTGGACCAGGAGCCCAAAGCTCTGCCCGAGGGTGGCCCGCAGCCGTTGCAGCGGGCTGCCTTGCGAGCCCACGCCGCGGGCGCGCCGCGCCATGCCGATGGTCTGCCACTCCTCGGCCATAAGCCCCACCAGCCGCATCGCGGCCAGCGTGCCAAGGACAAATCGGTGCGGCAGCCGGGCCTTCTGGGCCAGCGCATCGGCGAGGTCGGTGGGGTCCGTGCAGGTCATGAGCAGGATCGCCGGGAGGGCAATCGCGAGGCCTCGCAGCATAAAACCGATTCCCAGTTGCAGGGAACCTTCGCTGATGGACCAGATCCCGACGTCGAGCAGTACAGCACCGCCGTCCGCCGCGACGATCGCCGTGCTCCAGCCGCCGAGGGCTGCCGCGATGATGAGCGGCCAGCCGCGCTGCCATAGCAGGCGCAGGGTGAGGCCGGCCAGCGGAAAGAGCGCCAGTTCCGCCACGAGCGCGGTGGTGGCTGATACCCAGTCGATGGAGAGCGCCAGCACCAGCGTGATGAGGAAAACGACGGCGAACTTGGCCAACGGATTGGCGCGCGTCAGCAGCGCGTGGTTGCCACGGAGGGTCAGCGCAGCCCTCATGCCGCACCTGCTTCCTGGCGGGCGCCGCCGCGTGAGGCCGGGCCAAGCCGCAGTTCGGCCCCGCCCAGGACGGCGCTGAATTCCTGGTCGTGGGTCACGGAAACCACGGAGGTCCCGGCGTCGAGCAGTTCTGAGAGGAACGACGCGAGTTCGGCCCAGGTGTTGGCGTCCTGGCCGAAGGTGGGCTCGTCCAGCACCAGCACACGCGGGTGGGCAGCCAAGACCGTGGCCACCGACAGGCGCCGCTTTTCGCCGCCCGAGAGCGTGTACGGATTGGCGTCCACCAGATGCGTCAGGCGCAGCCGTTCCAGCAGCTCATCCACCCGTTCCTCGCCATGCCCCAGGTGCCGCGGGCCGAACATCAGTTCGTCCAGCACCCGGCCGGTAACGAACTGGTGTTCGGGTTCCTGGAAGACGGTTCCGATGCGGGAAATCAGCTGGTTGGCTTTCCATTTGAAGGGATCAATCCCGGCCCCCTCGGAGAGCTCGACGGCGGCGGACACCTTCCCCGCCACCGGTGCCAAAAGTCCGGCGAGCGTCAGCGCAAACGTTGACTTGCCGGCGCCGTTTGGACCCGTGACGGTGAGTGCGTGGCCGGAACGGACCTGGGCGGTGATGCCCAGCTGCACCGGCACGGGCGGGATGGTTCGGAAGCCGCGGCGCCGCGGACGCTCGCGGGAGACGGCCAGGTCCTCAGCGGCCAGCAGCAGGTCACCGGAGCCTGTGGACGCACGGCGGCGGGTTGCCGGAACATACCCCGGCACCCACACGCCCGCGCCGATCAGCATGTCCCGCGCCTCCGCGAGTACCTGGTCCGGCGGCCCGTCCAGCAAGACGGCGGACGTACCGGCGGAACTTCCAGAGGAGCCCGCTGCGGAGCCCGGCTGGAGCACGACAATCCGGTCCACCAGGTCCTTCCAAACGGACACGCGATGCTCCACCACAACGAGGGTGGCGCCGGTTTTGTCCAGGCAGCGGCCCACGGCGTCGCGGACTTCCAGCACACCGGCGGGATCAAGGTTTGCTGTGGGCTCGTCCAGCAGGATCAGCCCGGGCCGCATCGCGAGGATCCCTGCCAGCGCCAGGCGCTGCTTCTGCCCGCCGGACAGGGCCGACGTCGGGTGGTCCAGCGGCAGCCCGGCGGCACCTGGCCCGCCGTTGGCGTCCAAACCGGCGCCGTTGGCGTCAAGACCAGCGCCATTAGCGTTAAAACCAGCACGGCCGCCGGCACTTCGCAGCCCGACGTCGTCGAGCGCTTCATGGACGCGCCGCCAGATCTCGTCCCGCGGAACGGCGAGGTTCTCGGCCCCGAAGGCGACGTCGTCGCCCAGGCGCGACAGAACCACCTGCGTTTCCGGGTCCTGCTGCATCAGCCCCGAGCGGCCGCGCTGCCCGCGGGGCACCACCCCGTCGATCAGCAGCGAACCGGTTTCGTCGGCGTCGTCCCCTTCATCCCCCAGCACCCCCGCGAGCGCGTGCAGCAGCGTTGACTTACCGGCGCCCGAGGGGCCCAGCAGCAGCACCCGCTCGCCGGGAGCGATGTCGAGGTCGAGCCCATGCACGGCGGGGCGGAACGTCCGGCATGCCGCCAGCCCCAACCACGGGCGGACACCGCGGCGGGGCGCACTCCGGAAGGGCCGGCGTCGGAAGCGGTCATCAGTTGAAGACGGGCTCCGAAGCTGCCTTCCGGGACGCGAACGAGCTCAGCACGCCGGTCCTGGCCAGGCCGCGGGTGGCGATCCAGGACAAGGCGCCCGCTATCACTGCGCCGGAGATGGTGCAGAACACGATGTACGCGAGCTTGTCGGCGGGCTCGTAGGCGATGTTCCAGCCCCACGGCAGGAAGGAGTCATTGAGGCCGCAGAACAGTCCGGCGCCGGCACCGGCCAGCAGCGCGGCGATGAGGCTGTACTTCTGGTGCAGGAAGGACTTGAACCGGAAGTTGCCGTACACCAGCAGGAAGAACACCAGTTCGGCGCCCAGGCCCTGCAGGATTCCGGAGATCAGCACCGTGGCGCCGTACTGCGAGCCCATGATGAGCTCGCCGGTGGCGGCCACCGCTTCGCAGAAGAGCGCCGCGCCGGGCTTGCGGACGATGAGCATCCCCAGCACTGCCGGGATCATCCAGCCGCCGGCGATCAGGCCGGTCAGCGGGGGGTACACGGCGTTCATGGGGGCGGAAATGATGCCGGCGCCCTGGGACCAGGCCCAGAAGATGACGCCGCCGGTGATGGCGATGAGCGCCGCCACCACGATATCGACAACACGCCAGGTATTGCCGGTCTTTTTAGTTGCTGCAGTTGTCATTCGGTCCTCCTGAGGAACAGGAGGGGAAAGCGCCCGGCGTGCGGCGCTGCCGCCGTTTCCGGACACTTCGAGAACTCGACTCCCTTGCGCCGGTACTAACCGGATCAGGTTCGAGGGTCTGCGGCTGTCCGCACTCTCAGCGCCCGCCTGCGGTCTCCCTGGCAATGCCAGTGATGTCCGACGGCGGCGCTCCCCTGTCGTAATAAATCTGCCCTGATGGGCGTGTCCAGTTTACACCGCGGTCGGGGTAGATTGTGGGCCATGACTGCCATCAACCCGACTGTGACTGCGTTCAATCCCGATTCGACGGTGCCCCAGCCGGCGGGGCTGCTGG
It contains:
- a CDS encoding ECF transporter S component; this encodes MTTAATKKTGNTWRVVDIVVAALIAITGGVIFWAWSQGAGIISAPMNAVYPPLTGLIAGGWMIPAVLGMLIVRKPGAALFCEAVAATGELIMGSQYGATVLISGILQGLGAELVFFLLVYGNFRFKSFLHQKYSLIAALLAGAGAGLFCGLNDSFLPWGWNIAYEPADKLAYIVFCTISGAVIAGALSWIATRGLARTGVLSSFASRKAASEPVFN